A window of the Pangasianodon hypophthalmus isolate fPanHyp1 chromosome 12, fPanHyp1.pri, whole genome shotgun sequence genome harbors these coding sequences:
- the chrm3b gene encoding muscarinic acetylcholine receptor M3, translating to MNLTLSTKPGFFLTNSSPGMRDYPDIAVIPQDFWPEGDSHQANVSLRTRGANLTSSPNATITPTVVYDPLGGHSVWQVIIIVLLTGSLSLITIIGNILVVVSFKVNKQLKTVNNYYLLSLAFADLIIGILSMNLYTTYIIMDRWALGNWACDLWLAIDYVASNASVMNLLVISFDRYFSVTRPLTYRAKRTTKRAMTMIGLAWFISFVLWAPAILFWQYFVGKRTVPPGECYIQFLSEPIITFCTAIAAFYLPVTIMTVLYWRIYKETENRSKDLAGLKGSGNQVKQSSEEESAAMMPSRDSSYSCVNEGLNQPVQKDSEKKIGNSCHFWLLGRSGQKGCSTGDQEHSSSDSWNNNDGGASMDQSDEEEQDEEGANARAIYTIVVDMPEVTADSNSGTPKQGQLKPENMAVEKPSRKGFSKTPTQSLPTMDNSKPCGSSSASKSPSVPLSFKDETMAKDLVSKAKTQANKRKKVSLVKEKKAAQTLSAILLAFIITWTPYNIMVLVNTFCDNCIPVGLWALGYWLCYVNSTVNPMCYALCNKNFRITFKMILMCQWDRQKQNKPHLLQKPAVVAYRKK from the coding sequence ATGAATCTGACACTGAGCACCAAGCCTGGATTCTTCCTCACCAACAGCTCTCCTGGAATGAGAGATTATCCCGACATTGCCGTCATTCCTCAAGACTTCTGGCCAGAGGGTGACAGTCATCAAGCCAACGTCTCCCTCCGCACACGGGGCGCCAACCTGACCAGCTCCCCAAATGCCACTATCACACCCACTGTGGTGTATGATCCTCTAGGTGGACACTCTGTCTGGCAAGTCATCATTATTGTACTACTAACAGGGTCATTGTCCCTGATCACAATCATTGGAAATATCTTGGTGGTTGTGTCATTTAAAGTTAACAAACAGCTGAAGACAGTGAATAACTATTATCTGCTCAGCCTGGCCTTTGCTGACCTCATTATTGGCATATTGTCAATGAATCTCTACACTACCTACATTATCATGGACAGGTGGGCACTTGGAAACTGGGCATGTGACTTATGGCTGGCTATTGATTATGTGGCTAGCAATGCCTCTGTCATGAACTTGCTGGTAATCAGCTTTGACAGATACTTCTCAGTCACAAGGCCACTTACATACAGGGCCAAACGGACCACTAAAAGAGCAATGACCATGATTGGCCTTGCCTGGTTTATTTCCTTTGTGCTCTGGGCCCCTGCCATCTTGTTCTGGCAGTACTTTGTGGGGAAACGAACAGTACCTCCAGGAGAGTGCTACATCCAGTTTCTCTCAGAGCCTATTATCACATTCTGCACTGCAATCGCAGCCTTCTACCTGCCTGTGACCATCATGACAGTCCTATACTGGCGGAtatataaagagacagagaaccGATCCAAGGACCTGGCAGGGCTGAAGGGCTCAGGGAACCAGGTCAAGCAAAGCAGCGAAGAGGAGTCTGCTGCAATGATGCCCTCAAGAGACAGCTCTTACAGTTGTGTCAACGAAGGCCTAAACCAGCCTGTTCAAAAGGACTCTGAGAAAAAGATAGGAAATAGTTGCCACTTCTGGCTGCTAGGTCGCAGTGGTCAAAAAGGTTGCAGCACTGGTGACCAAGAACACAGCAGTAGTGATAGCTGGAATAACAATGATGGTGGAGCATCAATGGACCAGTCAGATGAAGAGGAACAGGATGAAGAAGGTGCCAATGCAAGGGCCATTTACACCATTGTGGTGGACATGCCTGAAGTGACGGCAGACAGCAACTCTGGGACACCTAAGCAAGGACAGCTAAAGCCTGAAAACATGGCTGTAGAAAAACCTTCTAGAAAAGGCTTTTCCAAAACTCCCACCCAGTCCTTGCCCACCATGGACAACTCTAAGCCTTGTGGGAGCTCTTCTGCCTCAAAATCACCTTCAGTACCTCTGTCCTTTAAGGATGAAACTATGGCAAAGGATTTGGTCTCAAAGGCCAAGACGCAAGCCAACAAGCGCAAGAAGGTATCACTTgtcaaagagaaaaaagcagcaCAGACATTAAGTGCCATCCTCCTTGCCTTCATCATCACCTGGACTCCATATAACATCATGGTCcttgtaaatacattttgtgaTAACTGTATCCCTGTGGGACTGTGGGCTCTGGGATACTGGCTGTGCTATGTGAATAGTACAGTGAACCCTATGTGCTATGCACTGTGTAACAAAAACTTCCGCATCACCTTCAAAATGATCCTGATGTGCCAGTgggacagacagaaacagaataaGCCTCACCTTCTACAGAAGCCAGCAGTAGTGGCCTACAGGAAGAAGTAA